A genomic window from Micromonospora violae includes:
- the hisC gene encoding histidinol-phosphate transaminase: MTDSGRHQPALRLTRADLDALPNYVPGRSPADLARELGLPEAIKLASNEVPYGPLPGVVEAVTEAITTSHRYPDMGVVALRDALAQRYGVDADRIATGCGSVALAEHLVRATCLPGDEVLYSWRSFEAYPIIAATSGATSVRVPNDAAHGHDLAAMAAAVTDRTRVIFVCNPNNPTGTAVRRAELNQFLDAVPDDVLVVIDEAYREFVTDAGVPDGLDYLDRPNVAVLRTLSKAWGLAGLRMGWLVAQPVVAAAIRKVATPFSSSTAAQAGALAALTQVAEMERRCALVIAERDRVTEALRKFVPEVPTSQANFVWLPLGERAVAFGKACEARGVIVRPFAGDGVRVTIGTPAENDAFLAAAEAALA, translated from the coding sequence ATGACCGACTCCGGACGTCACCAGCCGGCGCTGCGGCTGACCCGCGCCGACCTGGACGCGCTGCCCAACTACGTGCCAGGGCGCAGCCCCGCCGACCTGGCCCGGGAGTTGGGCCTGCCGGAGGCCATCAAGCTGGCCAGCAACGAGGTGCCGTACGGGCCGCTGCCCGGCGTGGTGGAGGCGGTCACCGAAGCGATCACCACCTCGCACCGCTACCCGGACATGGGCGTGGTCGCGCTGCGCGACGCGCTGGCCCAGCGGTACGGGGTGGACGCCGACCGGATCGCCACCGGCTGCGGTTCGGTGGCGCTCGCCGAGCACCTGGTGCGGGCCACCTGCCTGCCCGGGGACGAGGTGCTCTACTCGTGGCGGTCGTTCGAGGCGTACCCGATCATCGCGGCGACCAGCGGCGCGACCAGCGTGCGGGTGCCCAACGACGCCGCGCACGGGCACGACCTGGCGGCGATGGCCGCGGCGGTGACCGACCGGACCCGGGTGATCTTCGTCTGCAACCCGAACAACCCCACCGGTACGGCGGTGCGCCGGGCCGAGTTGAACCAGTTCCTCGACGCGGTGCCGGACGACGTGCTGGTCGTGATCGACGAGGCGTACCGGGAGTTCGTCACCGATGCGGGGGTGCCGGACGGTCTCGACTACCTGGACCGGCCCAACGTGGCGGTGCTGCGCACCCTGTCGAAGGCGTGGGGCCTCGCCGGGCTGCGAATGGGCTGGCTGGTCGCCCAGCCGGTGGTGGCCGCCGCCATCCGTAAGGTGGCGACCCCGTTCTCCAGCAGCACGGCCGCCCAGGCCGGGGCGCTCGCCGCGCTGACCCAGGTGGCCGAGATGGAGCGTCGTTGCGCCCTGGTCATCGCCGAGCGGGACCGGGTCACCGAGGCGCTGCGCAAGTTCGTGCCCGAGGTGCCGACGAGCCAGGCCAACTTCGTCTGGCTGCCGTTGGGCGAGCGGGCGGTGGCATTCGGCAAGGCGTGCGAGGCGCGCGGGGTGATCGTGCGGCCGTTCGCCGGAGACGGGGTCCGGGTCACCATCGGCACCCCGGCCGAGAACGACGCCTTCCTGGCGGCTGCGGAGGCGGCGCTGGCCTGA